In Poecilia reticulata strain Guanapo linkage group LG17, Guppy_female_1.0+MT, whole genome shotgun sequence, the following proteins share a genomic window:
- the dipk1aa gene encoding divergent protein kinase domain 1A, translating into MAKGLFPRAWVKKSFYFQARISFVRVKYLFLTWLTILVGSWVLYVQYSAYTELCRGHECKNAICDKYRRGIIDGSACSSLCEKETLYMGRCLSTLPNNQVYTGGWGDHGGIIRCKLGEVGHYELGEEPEPRRETPVFDKPNRGTSVEKFKEMLFNHLKSKLGEHADLPSLVSQILSVADGNRDGRVSLPEARSTWALLQMDEVLLGLLLQDRGHTPRLLGYCGDLYMTERIPNGPLYGFSLPWPLVSWVPGGLQRTMDQWFTPSWPRKAKISMGLLELVEDIFHGTYGSFLICDLAAMHFGYTDRHELRLTNTQVLVPEEEFRRTMRVLKCETDADCVYGADCQTSCDPSGKRCREEPVQPNLAKACSVLKDYILRGVPSEMREELERQLYACMALRGNAGQMNMEHSLILNNLKALLWKRISHTKDS; encoded by the exons ATGGCTAAGGGTCTTTTTCCACGAGCCTGGGTGAAAAAGTCTTTCTACTTCCAG GCTCGGATCTCCTTCGTGCGGGTGAAGTACCTGTTCCTCACCTGGCTCACTATCCTGGTTGGCAGCTGGGTTCTCTACGTTCAGTACTCGGCTtacacagagctgtgcagaggACATGAGTGCAAGAACGCTATC TGTGATAAGTACAGGAGGGGAATCATCGATGGCTCTGcctgcagcagtctgtgtgAAAAAGAAACGCTCTACATGGGCAGGTGTCTGTCTACGCTACCAAACAACCAG GTGTACACAGGAGGCTGGGGGGACCACGGTGGGATCATCCGCTGCAAACTGGGGGAGGTGGGTCACTACGAGCTGGGTGAGGAGCCGGAGCCACGAAGAGAAACCCCGGTGTTTGACAAGCCTAACAGAGGCACCTCTGTTGAGAAGTTCAAAGAGATGCTCTTCAACCATCTCAAG TCCAAGCTTGGAGAGCACGCGGACCTCCCCAGTCTTGTCAGCCAGATCCTCTCCGTCGCCGATGGCAACAGAGATGGACGGGTGTCACTCCCAGAGGCTCGTTCAACGTGGGCCCTTCTGCAGATGGATGAG GTGCTGCTGGGCCTGCTGCTCCAGGATCGTGGGCATACACCACGCCTTCTTGGCTACTGCGGAGATCTCTACATGACAGAGCGGATCCCCAACGGGCCCCTCTATGGGTTCTCATTGCCCTGGCCTCTTGTTTCCTGGGTGCCAGGAGGTTTGCAGCGCACCATGGACCAGTGGTTCACCCCTTCCTGGCCTCGCAAAGCTAAAATCTCCATGGGCCTGCTGGAGCTCGTGGAGGACATTTTTCACGGTACCTACGGGAGCTTTCTGATCTGCGACCTCGCTGCCATGCACTTTGGTTACACCGACCGCCATGAGCTCCGGCTCACAAACACGCAAGTGTTGGTCCCTGAAGAGGAGTTCAGGCGCACCATGAGAGTCCTGAAGTGTGAGACAGACGCCGACTGCGTGTATGGAGCGGACTGCCAGACCTCATGCGACCCGTCAGGGAAGCGGTGCAGGGAGGAGCCGGTTCAGCCCAACCTAGCAAAAGCGTGCAGTGTGTTGAAGGACTACATCCTGCGTGGGGTGCCTTCAGAAATGAGAGAGGAGCTGGAGAGGCAACTGTATGCCTGCATGGCTCTCAGAGGTAACGCCGGTCAGATGAACATGGAACATTCGCTCATCCTCAACAACCTGAAAGCTCTGCTTTGGAAACGGATCTCACACACCAAGGACTCATGA